In the genome of Fervidobacterium nodosum Rt17-B1, the window AAGCTTATAAAAATATCACACTACAGAATTACAAGGAGGACAGGTACTATGGAAATATTAAAAGTCAGTTCAAAGTCAAATCCAAACAAAGTTGCGGGGGCTATCGTTGGTTCTCTCAAAAAGAACGGTAAAGTTGAAATTCAAGCTATCGGTGCAGGAGCAGTTAACCAAGCATCAAAAGCACTTGCCATCGCTAGAAGGTTCTTAGAACAAGAAAAACTTG includes:
- a CDS encoding stage V sporulation protein S, encoding MEILKVSSKSNPNKVAGAIVGSLKKNGKVEIQAIGAGAVNQASKALAIARRFLEQEKLDLYAVPAFIEIQIGNETRTGISFKVYMK